The following proteins are encoded in a genomic region of Thiomonas sp. X19:
- the bioD gene encoding dethiobiotin synthase, whose product MNDRPAPAWFIAGTDTEIGKTLVACALLHKLRAKFPRVVGAKPVAAGLEPSGVNADMRALRAAGNVPVPAELDNPYALAEPVSPHLAARAEGKVIDLHRIASSVAQLRTMADAVVVEGVGGLLVPLSDTADGGDLARLLRLPVVLVVGLKLGCLNHALLTQEAIATRGLHFAGWVGNQIDPAMLRADDNLTTLRSRLRAPCLGVIPHMATPDAAQAARFLELPT is encoded by the coding sequence ATGAACGACCGCCCTGCACCCGCCTGGTTCATCGCCGGCACCGACACCGAAATCGGCAAGACCCTGGTGGCCTGCGCGCTGCTGCACAAGCTGCGCGCGAAGTTTCCGCGCGTGGTCGGCGCCAAGCCGGTGGCGGCGGGCCTGGAGCCTTCCGGCGTGAATGCCGATATGCGCGCGCTGCGCGCCGCCGGCAATGTGCCCGTGCCTGCCGAACTCGACAACCCCTATGCCCTGGCCGAGCCGGTGTCGCCCCACCTGGCGGCCCGGGCCGAGGGCAAGGTCATCGACCTGCATCGCATCGCCAGCAGCGTGGCGCAGTTGCGGACGATGGCCGACGCCGTGGTGGTCGAGGGCGTGGGCGGCCTGCTGGTGCCGCTGTCCGACACCGCCGACGGCGGCGATCTCGCCCGCCTGCTGCGCCTGCCGGTGGTGCTGGTGGTGGGGCTCAAGCTGGGCTGCCTGAACCATGCGCTGCTGACGCAGGAAGCCATCGCCACGCGCGGCCTGCATTTCGCCGGCTGGGTCGGCAACCAGATCGACCCAGCCATGCTGCGCGCCGACGACAACCTCACCACCCTGCGCAGCCGCCTGCGCGCGCCCTGCCTGGGCGTGATCCCCCACATGGCCACCCCCGATGCCGCGCAAGCCGCGAGGTTTTTGGAGTTGCCGACGTGA
- the bioA gene encoding adenosylmethionine--8-amino-7-oxononanoate transaminase, with protein MTTPPQPPSDLPARSVQAVWHPCTQMKRHEGAPPLEIVRGEGVWLIDAQGRRILDAVSSWWVNVFGHNQPQIKAAIAAQMDRIEHVMLAGLTHAPVVELSERLLARTGLGHAHYGSDGASATEIALKMSAHYWRNGARPQKNQFIGLAGGYHGETVGALAVTDVPLLRQSYAPLVRVAATVPVPDARRKPAQLSEAEWVEHCAAALEQHLQEHAERTAALIVEPLVQCAAGFVFHPPAYLARARELCTQYEVHLVADEIAVGMGRSGRFLACEQANVRPDFLCLSKGLTGGYLPLSVVLTTDTVYAAFYDDDVARGFLHSHSYTGNPLACSAALATLELLDDARLAANRDLAARLDAIFAPLHAHPRLAHARHIGLIWAWDVTDAPADFARRYAAAALARGALLRPIGNTLYFMPPYVIDEAAAMHLRDAALGALDAVLMESRAPTPSPLHDGTAVTPQAALP; from the coding sequence ATGACCACCCCACCTCAACCCCCATCCGACCTCCCCGCCCGCAGCGTGCAAGCCGTCTGGCATCCCTGCACGCAGATGAAGCGGCACGAGGGTGCGCCGCCGCTGGAAATCGTGCGGGGAGAAGGGGTGTGGCTGATCGACGCGCAGGGCAGGCGCATTCTGGATGCGGTGAGTTCCTGGTGGGTGAACGTGTTCGGTCACAACCAGCCGCAGATCAAGGCGGCGATTGCGGCGCAGATGGACCGCATCGAGCATGTGATGCTCGCCGGCCTGACGCACGCCCCGGTGGTGGAGTTGTCGGAGCGCCTGCTTGCGCGCACCGGCCTGGGCCACGCGCATTACGGCAGCGACGGCGCCAGCGCCACCGAGATTGCGCTGAAGATGAGCGCGCATTACTGGCGCAATGGCGCCCGGCCGCAGAAGAACCAGTTCATCGGCCTGGCTGGCGGCTACCACGGCGAAACCGTGGGCGCGCTGGCCGTGACCGACGTGCCGCTGTTGCGCCAGAGCTACGCGCCGCTGGTGCGCGTGGCCGCCACCGTGCCGGTACCCGACGCCCGCCGCAAGCCCGCGCAACTGAGCGAAGCCGAATGGGTGGAGCATTGCGCCGCCGCGCTGGAGCAGCACCTGCAGGAGCATGCCGAGCGCACCGCCGCGCTCATCGTTGAACCGCTGGTGCAATGCGCTGCCGGTTTCGTGTTCCATCCGCCTGCCTACCTCGCCCGTGCGCGCGAGCTGTGCACGCAATACGAGGTGCATCTGGTGGCCGATGAAATTGCCGTGGGCATGGGGCGCAGCGGCCGTTTTCTTGCCTGCGAGCAAGCGAACGTGCGGCCCGACTTCCTCTGCCTGAGCAAGGGTCTGACCGGGGGCTACCTGCCGCTGTCGGTGGTGCTCACCACCGACACGGTGTACGCCGCGTTCTACGACGACGATGTCGCGCGCGGCTTCCTGCATTCGCATTCCTACACCGGCAACCCGCTGGCCTGCAGCGCGGCGCTGGCGACGCTGGAGCTTCTCGACGACGCCCGCCTCGCCGCCAACCGCGACCTGGCCGCGCGGCTCGACGCCATCTTCGCCCCGCTGCACGCCCATCCGCGCCTGGCGCATGCGCGGCACATCGGCCTGATCTGGGCCTGGGACGTGACGGACGCCCCGGCCGACTTCGCCCGCCGCTACGCCGCCGCGGCGCTGGCACGGGGTGCGCTGTTGCGCCCCATCGGCAACACGCTGTATTTCATGCCGCCTTACGTCATCGACGAGGCCGCCGCCATGCACTTGCGCGACGCCGCACTGGGGGCGCTGGATGCGGTGCTGATGGAATCGCGCGCGCCAACACCGAGCCCCCTGCACGACGGCACCGCAGTCACGCCACAAGCCGCGCTGCCATGA
- a CDS encoding carboxypeptidase regulatory-like domain-containing protein, whose translation MPNLRGAVIDSVTKAPIAGAVVDVYGRDGVAEHVITDSRGFFALKGEIHDWGAAGT comes from the coding sequence ATGCCCAATCTTCGCGGCGCAGTGATCGACTCGGTCACCAAGGCGCCGATAGCCGGTGCGGTCGTCGACGTGTATGGCAGGGACGGCGTAGCGGAGCATGTGATCACCGATTCCCGAGGCTTCTTTGCCCTCAAGGGGGAGATCCACGACTGGGGGGCCGCCGGGACGTAA
- a CDS encoding ShlB/FhaC/HecB family hemolysin secretion/activation protein — MRRRTPGWALAGLFGLTTGLAPAAQAQTASSTTLDVGSEGVLRQEQRQEAHRLLAAPPEHLRPATATSTLTTLPHQAPCFWIDTIRFSGAHAQRLNWLAQDVQPVLGQCVGTQGLATIARVLDDHLISLGYITSRVSFPPQNLASGLLDIHLDVGTVASVRMVRADSGQPDTDWGTWRNAFPSGPGEILNIRDLEQGIEHMGRLPSQSVHTLLEPGPAPNSSIIVLQRQSASLAQRLHGGLSLDNSGSQYLGRSQLSGALSLDGPLGLNDILSLTASSNVEHPASSHRTQSLGLSYSIPWGYNTFTLSGSTVRYAQLVQGTTAQFLSSGTSQTARLQWDRTIWRTASSKFGVFGAVFIRKASGYLDDVELLVQRRATTNVDMGASIKSLLSSGGLVSAQFDYRHGIGSFGAQDDWPTASQGGLTLRPQIWGLNLSLRQPIKVGAQPWVYSATFHGQSTPDTLVSEDQISVGDRYSVRGFDGNAVLLAESGYFLRNDLSRPVALFPGWSTAAYVGLDFGRVWGPSAANLVGAKLAGAVIGLRGQTGRLQFDAGLGTPVVRPAGFATKHLNLYLSVTAGF, encoded by the coding sequence ATGCGCCGACGCACGCCAGGCTGGGCGTTAGCTGGTTTATTCGGACTCACGACTGGACTCGCACCTGCCGCGCAGGCGCAGACAGCGTCCTCCACCACGCTCGACGTCGGCTCCGAAGGGGTGCTGCGGCAGGAACAGCGCCAGGAGGCTCATCGCCTCCTGGCGGCTCCTCCCGAGCATCTGCGGCCCGCTACAGCGACGTCCACTCTCACAACATTGCCCCATCAAGCGCCCTGCTTCTGGATCGACACCATACGTTTCAGTGGTGCACACGCCCAGCGCCTGAACTGGTTGGCCCAGGACGTTCAACCCGTCCTGGGCCAGTGCGTTGGCACGCAAGGATTGGCAACGATTGCCCGTGTTCTTGACGACCACCTCATCAGCCTGGGCTACATCACCAGCCGGGTGAGTTTTCCACCCCAGAACCTGGCATCGGGCCTGCTGGATATTCATCTCGACGTGGGCACCGTGGCCAGCGTGCGCATGGTGCGCGCAGACAGCGGCCAACCGGATACCGATTGGGGTACTTGGCGCAACGCCTTCCCGAGCGGCCCCGGCGAGATTCTGAACATCCGGGACCTGGAACAGGGCATCGAGCATATGGGACGTCTGCCCAGCCAGTCGGTCCACACCTTGCTGGAGCCCGGCCCCGCCCCCAACTCCAGCATCATCGTTCTTCAGCGCCAAAGCGCCTCCCTGGCTCAACGCCTGCATGGCGGCCTCTCTCTGGACAACTCCGGCAGCCAATATTTGGGGCGTTCGCAACTCTCCGGCGCCCTCTCGCTGGACGGCCCACTCGGCCTCAACGACATCCTGAGCCTGACGGCCAGCAGCAATGTCGAACATCCCGCATCAAGCCACCGCACCCAGAGCCTGGGGCTGAGCTACAGCATTCCCTGGGGATACAACACCTTCACCCTGAGCGGCAGCACGGTGCGTTATGCGCAGCTGGTGCAGGGAACGACGGCGCAGTTTCTCTCCAGCGGCACCAGCCAAACCGCCCGGCTCCAGTGGGACCGCACCATCTGGCGCACGGCGTCGAGCAAATTCGGGGTTTTTGGGGCAGTGTTCATCCGCAAGGCCAGTGGCTATCTCGATGATGTGGAGTTGCTGGTGCAACGGCGCGCCACGACCAATGTGGATATGGGGGCGAGCATCAAGTCGTTGCTGTCGTCTGGCGGCTTGGTCTCGGCGCAGTTCGACTACCGCCATGGCATTGGCAGCTTCGGAGCCCAGGATGATTGGCCCACCGCATCTCAAGGTGGCCTGACCCTGCGCCCGCAGATCTGGGGGCTGAACCTCAGCTTGCGCCAACCCATCAAGGTGGGCGCACAGCCCTGGGTTTACAGCGCGACCTTCCACGGCCAGTCCACGCCGGACACCCTGGTCAGCGAAGATCAGATCTCCGTTGGAGACCGCTACAGCGTGCGCGGCTTTGACGGAAACGCCGTGCTGCTTGCCGAAAGCGGCTACTTCCTGCGCAACGATCTGTCCCGCCCGGTCGCGCTCTTCCCGGGCTGGAGCACCGCGGCCTATGTCGGGCTCGATTTCGGTCGGGTGTGGGGGCCCAGCGCCGCAAACCTGGTGGGTGCCAAACTCGCCGGAGCCGTCATCGGGCTGCGCGGCCAGACGGGCCGCTTGCAGTTCGATGCGGGTTTGGGCACCCCCGTGGTTCGCCCCGCCGGCTTCGCGACCAAGCACCTCAATCTCTATCTGTCCGTGACTGCGGGCTTCTAA